Genomic DNA from Roseburia intestinalis L1-82:
CTTTGTCAGTGCCGGAAAAATCGTCGTGATCGATTTGTGATATTTTTTATCCTTACCGGTCAGTTCTGTAAACTGCTCATTGACCCATAATATCTTTGCATTATAATCGACGAGTGCATACGGTATTTCAAACTCATTTAAGAGCTGCTTTTGTACTGTTCCGTACTGCGTTGCGAAGTTGATCAGCTCATTAACCAACACCGGCTTATTCCTGACATACACGATCATGGAAACAACAAAATAGATTGCCGTAAATATTGAAAACATAATACCTGACAATATATCTTCCGTATAGATGACAACATTCATACATACCAGAAGAATCGTCATGAACATCGGCCAGTAGAGAGATTTACGAAGTCTCCCTCTGAGCTTTACTTTATTACTTTTCATAGTCTTCTCCTAAATAAAAAGAAACCTACGGCAGGAAATGTGCTCATCACTGCTTACTTTTCCATCCGTCTTGGAATAGTCTTTGCTAACAATTATAGCATTTTGCCCCCTTAAGATAAAGTACTTTTTAAAAAAGGAACCGACGCAGTCACCTCATCTGCCCGATTCCCTTTTCTTTCCATTTGCAGTCTGATCCTGCTGTATTCAGTTCTGGCTCTCCGTATCACGTGGCGCGATCGTCAGATAATTGTCAGTATCCATATCATTGATCAGATTATCCGATAAAATCCTGTCACCGGAAACTTTCGGTTCTTCCCGCACGAAACTCTCCTCGTCGAGTTCATACCCCGTTTCTTCCCTGTAAACAGCGCTGATAAATCCGGATTCCTGTCCACCGCCATAAATTGGAAAAATGATCGTATGCCAGTCATTTTCCATATCTTCACTGATCATTACCGGAGTATGGATCTGCGAAAATGCTCCAAGCACCTCGAACTGACCATTTTCTCCCGGTCTTAAAATAAGTGCCGCATCCCCGCGATTATCAGATGTTGTATCTCCGATCGTGACCGCTACGATCTCATCCGTTCCGTCCTCGTTAAGATCCGTGTAATTATAGTAATACCGTGTCTCTTTGCATTCTTCTTCCGGAATCTGATAATACTCCGTCAGAAATGCTGCAAGATCCGGATATTCCTCATCCTCAGAATATTCTTCCATCACATTGTAGTTTTGTTCGTCCTGCTCTGCCGAAAAGAAATGTTCTTCTAATGTTTTCTCCGTCTGGGTATCTGTCTGTTCCATTGTATTTGCAGTATTTTTTTGTCCGCAGCCTGCCGTACCTGCCAGCACTGTCAGGAAAAATACCATACATAATGTCTTTTTCATGTGTCCTCCACCTGTCCGTACTGCTTACCGTTTTGGTTTATCATATATATTATATGATTCCATGCACAATTCCAAGACATTCTTGCGAAGTTTAAGAAATCCTTTAGACATTTTACTCTTACATCCAAACCCTACAACAATCTCTGAATCTCCTCCAACGACGGCATGACACGCAGGGCACCTTTTCTTGTTGTAATGATGGATGCTGCTGCATTGGCAAATGTGAGCATTTCTTTTAACTGCTGTTTTGTAAGGTTATCTAAGCCATACTTTAATATATGGTGCAGGCAGCATGCCCCAAAGGTGTCTCCGGCACCGGTGGTTTCGATCGTGTTTTTCTGTAAAAATGCAGGAACTTCAACCAGCATATCCTTATAATAGGCTCTGCTTCCGTCCTTTCCCATGGATAAAAGGATGAGCGGGATCTGATAGGTCTGCTGCAGCATGTGGATCCCTTCGGTGTAATCTTCTTTCCCGGAAAACCACTGGATCTCATTGTCCGAAATTTTTAAGATATCACAGACGGATAAACCATATGCCATCTGCGTTCTTGCATCTTCCATGTCTTTCCAGAGCGGCTCCCTGATATTCGGATCAAAGGAAAGAATCGCGCCGTTTTCTTTTGCGACTTTAATTGCATGTCTTGTCGCACTTCTGACCGGTTCATTGGTCATGGATAGTGTGCCAAAATGAAAGATTTTTGCATCTGCAATAATGTCATGCCTGACCTCATCCTCCCGGAGCATCATATCTGCACCCGGATTCCGGTAAAAGGAAAAATCGCGGTCGCCGTCCGGCTTTGTCTCAACAAACGCAAGCGTGGTGCGTACATCCTCATCTGTCAGAAGTCCGCTCACATCAATTCCGGCTGATTCCACGGCAGCACGAAGCTGTCTGCCAAAAATATCATTTCCGACTTTTCCTAAAAATGCGGTGCGATGACCTAACTTATTTAACATTGAAAGTACATTACACGGTGCCCCTCCCGGATTTGCCTCATAGACCGGGTTGCCCTGACCACTGGTGCCGTTTTCTGTAAAATCGATTAATAGCTCGCCGAGAGCGGCTACATCATATTGTTTGTTCATTTATGTGCTCCTTTCTGCTATGTTAAGCTAATGCAAAGTTCTGGTTTGGTTTGTTGGAACGTTGAGAGAACGGCACAGATTTAACGAAGGCACGCTCTCGCTGCCTGTCGCTCGCAGCGGATACTAAGTGAGCAAAATACGCTCACTAAGTACCGGCGGCTCCCCAGCACCTTCTTATAAATCCGTGCCGTTCTCTCAACTGCCTGCAGTCTGTGGCAGATTTCGCCCTGGCTTCTCGGTAGTGACTGACGAATATCTCCGCAAAAGGCGTGCCGCAAGGTAATGGCTGGCAAATTGAGCGAAGCCGGGGCTGCTTTTGTGACTTTGGTAGAAAATTAGAAAAACTTAGTATGCCTGTTAACACACAGTGTTGTGCCGCCACGGACGGCAGCCCAAGTCCTAATGTGCCCGGATGGCACATTTAGGACGCACACGTCACTCCGCCACACACCCCCGCAGGCATACTTAGCTTTTCTTATTTTCGGACATCGGAACAAAACACGCCCCGGCTTCGCTCAATTTGCCTTCACAGCACCTCCGGCATCCACCTTTCCATATATTTTCCTTACACTTCCTTAACGTACACCTGCCACGACTTATACTCATTCCCAAGCCGCGGAACCGGCAGCCCCGCATGCACAAGCTGTGCCCCTGTATAGTACTCCGGCTCAACAGAGTTCGGTGTCCCATTGATCCGCTGCCCATTTTCGCCACCGGTCTGCATTCCGACAACTTCCACCCGGTACTTTTTATCTTCGCCAAGTCCCCGCAACTTCACATACTCCGTCGCCGGATTACACTGCGTATCCAGCGTTACCACAGTAACCAGCGCCTCGCTTCCATCCGGCCTGCAATACTCCCACGCAGCATATTCTTTTTTCTGCCAGACATCTGTCAGCCTGTAATACCTGCCCTGCCGGATCAGCATCTCAAAACGGTGATAGTTTTTGATCTGCTCTCTGACCTGTTCCTTTTCTTCTTCCGTCAGCAGATTTAAGTCCAGTTCATAACCAAAACTGCCCGCCATGGCAACTGCTGCCCGTGTCGCAAGTTCTGTCATTCTTCCGGTCTG
This window encodes:
- a CDS encoding LptM family lipoprotein, producing the protein MKKTLCMVFFLTVLAGTAGCGQKNTANTMEQTDTQTEKTLEEHFFSAEQDEQNYNVMEEYSEDEEYPDLAAFLTEYYQIPEEECKETRYYYNYTDLNEDGTDEIVAVTIGDTTSDNRGDAALILRPGENGQFEVLGAFSQIHTPVMISEDMENDWHTIIFPIYGGGQESGFISAVYREETGYELDEESFVREEPKVSGDRILSDNLINDMDTDNYLTIAPRDTESQN
- a CDS encoding carbohydrate kinase family protein; this encodes MNKQYDVAALGELLIDFTENGTSGQGNPVYEANPGGAPCNVLSMLNKLGHRTAFLGKVGNDIFGRQLRAAVESAGIDVSGLLTDEDVRTTLAFVETKPDGDRDFSFYRNPGADMMLREDEVRHDIIADAKIFHFGTLSMTNEPVRSATRHAIKVAKENGAILSFDPNIREPLWKDMEDARTQMAYGLSVCDILKISDNEIQWFSGKEDYTEGIHMLQQTYQIPLILLSMGKDGSRAYYKDMLVEVPAFLQKNTIETTGAGDTFGACCLHHILKYGLDNLTKQQLKEMLTFANAAASIITTRKGALRVMPSLEEIQRLL